From the genome of Altererythrobacter sp. BO-6:
AGCTGAGGTGCTTGGACACCGCAGCGGTCATCTTGAACATCGAGATCTGCGCATTGCCGATCACCGCGCCAAGCTTGGCATCGGGATTGATCTGACGCTTGTCAGTCTTGTCCTGCAGGCCATTCGCCTTGATGTATTCCCACACCTTCGAAGTGACCTGGGCGCGGGTCATGGGACCCTTGCCAATCACTGCTTCAAGTGCATCCGACAGGTTCACGGGCTTTTGCAGCGCGTTTCCAGCCATGTTCAATTCCTTTCCATGTTATGGCCGTTACAATTCGAAGTCGTCATCACCCCAGTCTTCCTCGTCCTCCTGCGACCGGGTGTATTGGGCGACCAGCAACGCGCTGGCGACAACTTGCCCTTCCATTGCTGCGAGCAGGTCCGCCCGCGAAGCCCCAGGCATCAGGGTCAGCGGCAGTTCGAGCGCAAACAACTGGAATACGAAATGATGGGTCTCGCCCTCTGGCAGATCGGGCAGGAGCCATTCGGAATTGCCGAGCGCGTTCTTGCCGGTGCGCGGCGGAACTTCGCCCTCCAGCAGCTTGCCCCGCTGGCCAGGCAGGCCCCAGACCAGCCAATGGCAACGCGGATCATCGCCAGCAGAGGTGGCATCTTCCACGATCACGACCAGTTCCATCGCGCCGGGGGGCGGCGCGGTCCATTCAAGCGGCGGCGCGACCGCATCTTCCTCGTCAGCGGTGAAGCTGGGATCAAGCGCTTCGCCGGAACGGAACGCCGGACTGGTCAGCTGCAAACCGCCGCGCCCCAACGAACGCTCACTGCCAAGCCGCGCAATCGCCAGCCCGCCATGGCGAGCCGCGGGCGGCAAGGAAGCATGGAGCCAGTCAGGCAAAGCAGACACAGGTAGTCGATCCCTCTCGCGCAATATTCGAACACAAAACTAGGCGCTAAAGTCTGGTGTGACGAGGCGATTAAGGTGAATTTACCCCGCTTTTCGGGCTTAAACTGTGGGTAATTCGCCGGGTTGTCGCGATTTCGCAGGCCAAACGCCAAAATTGCGGGATTGCCGTGCGCGCAACGAGGCGGCATGTTGTCGCTTCTTCCCCCGCAACGGAAACGCGTTTCCGATCAATCGAAGAGGACTGTGATGGGTCTCGGTCGCACTGCCCTAAGCACAACACTTGCCATTTCGCTCGCCGCTTGCGGAGGAGGAGGAGGGGGAGGAAGCGCGCCTCCCATTGGCGGCACGCCCACCCCAACGCCGACACCGACCTCTACCGCCTGTGCAGTATCGCAGCAGCAGCAGTTCGCTTTCGATGCGATCAACGAATGGTA
Proteins encoded in this window:
- a CDS encoding SWIB/MDM2 domain-containing protein, which gives rise to MAGNALQKPVNLSDALEAVIGKGPMTRAQVTSKVWEYIKANGLQDKTDKRQINPDAKLGAVIGNAQISMFKMTAAVSKHLS
- a CDS encoding YbhB/YbcL family Raf kinase inhibitor-like protein, which codes for MSALPDWLHASLPPAARHGGLAIARLGSERSLGRGGLQLTSPAFRSGEALDPSFTADEEDAVAPPLEWTAPPPGAMELVVIVEDATSAGDDPRCHWLVWGLPGQRGKLLEGEVPPRTGKNALGNSEWLLPDLPEGETHHFVFQLFALELPLTLMPGASRADLLAAMEGQVVASALLVAQYTRSQEDEEDWGDDDFEL